From the Lepisosteus oculatus isolate fLepOcu1 chromosome 1, fLepOcu1.hap2, whole genome shotgun sequence genome, one window contains:
- the wnt1 gene encoding protein Wnt-1 has protein sequence MRVLALLAAVRAVCALLVSSLSGTEAVNNSGRWWGIVNVASSANLLTDSRNVQLVLDPSLQLLSRRQRRLIRQNPGVLHAIAGGLHAAIKECKWQFRSRRWNCPTTQSPNVFGKIVNRGCRETAFVFAITSAGVTHAVARSCSEGSIESCTCDYRRRGPGGPDWHWGGCSDNIDFGRAFGREFVDSSERGRDLRFLINLHNNEAGRTTVFSEMRQECKCHGMSGSCTVRTCWMRLPSFRAVGDFLKDRFDGASRVVYSNKGSNRASRRADPRHLEPENPAHKPPSVRDLVYFEKSPNFCSYNGKTGTPGTVGRNCNSSSPALDGCELLCCGRGYRTRTERVTERCNCTFHWCCHVSCLNCTSTQTLHQCL, from the exons ATGCGGGTGCTCGCCCTGCTCGCGGCGGTGCGGGCAGTGTGCGCGCTCCTGGTCTCCTCGCTGTCCGGCACGGAGGCGGTCAACAACAGCGGGCGCTGGTG GGGGATCGTGAACGTGGCCTCTTCGGCCAACCTGCTGACGGACTCCCGGAACGTGCAGCTGGTCCTGGACCCCAGCCTGCAGCTGCTGAGCCGGCGGCAACGGCGCCTGATCCGCCAGAACCCCGGGGTGCTGCACGCCATCGCGGGGGGGCTGCACGCCGCCATCAAAGAGTGCAAGTGGCAGTTCCGCAGCCGGCGCTGGAACTGCCCCACCACGCAGAGCCCCAACGTCTTCGGCAAGATCGTCAACCGCG GCTGCCGGGAGACGGCCTTCGTTTTCGCCATCACGAGCGCGGGGGTCACCCACGCGGTGGCGCGCTCCTGCTCCGAGGGCTCCATCGAGTCGTGCACCTGCGACTACCGCCGGCGCGGCCCCGGGGGGCCCGACTGGCACTGGGGGGGCTGCAGCGACAACATCGACTTCGGGCGCGCCTTCGGGCGCGAATTCGTGGACTCCAGCGAGAGGGGGCGCGACCTGCGCTTCCTCATCAACCTGCACAACAACGAGGCCGGCAGGACG ACGGTGTTTTCGGAGATGAGGCAGGAGTGCAAGTGTCACGGCATGTCGGGCTCCTGCACCGTGCGGACCTGCTGGATGCGGCTGCCCAGTTTCCGCGCGGTGGGCGACTTCCTGAAGGACCGCTTCGACGGGGCCTCGCGCGTCGTCTACAGCAACAAGGGCAGCAACCGGGCCTCGCGGAGGGCGGACCCCCGCCACCTGGAGCCCGAGAACCCCGCGCACAAGCCGCCGTCCGTCCGCGACCTGGTCTACTTCGAGAAGTCACCCAACTTCTGCTCCTACAACGGGAAGACAGGCACGCCCGGCACCGTCGGGAGGAACTGCAACAGCTCGTCCCCGGCGCTGGATGGGTGCGAGCTGCTGTGCTGCGGCCGGGGGTACCGGACCAGAACCGAGCGGGTCACTGAGCGGTGCAACTGCACCTTCCACTGGTGCTGCCATGTGAGCTGCCTGAACTGCACCAGCACACAGACTCTGCACCAGTGcttgtga